The following proteins are co-located in the Acidicapsa acidisoli genome:
- a CDS encoding alpha-L-fucosidase produces the protein MKRLQFSLLAVALLSAATSLQGFCQATTSASDPLAPSHDTKSAEQIDQEWQKSVSKYDTQRNTLLKEAERQANDGPFRPDWESLRHYEIPQWYKDAKFGIFIHWGVYSVPGAENEWYPRNMYRPSEGAYKNFQEHFASKDPAQKDALGYKDLIPLFRAEKWDPAAWAHLFKEAGARYVVPVAEHHDGFSMYDSGLSDWTAAKMGPKRDVVGDLAKAVRAEGLHFGLSSHRAEHNFFFDGGRTIRSDVNDPKYASLYGPAHAWQEASGDNHTLINDWTYVSPAWTADWLARATELVEKYKPEIVYYDWWIGQPNFRSRVQEFDAFYYNFAFAHGYTGVVNFKDYSMDWTSAVRDFERGQLASIEPNHWQTDTSISKLSWGYIENDQYQPPEFLVHQLIDIVSKNGNLLLNIGPKPDGTIPDQIQTTLLAMGTWLKANGEAIYGTTPWKVYGEGPTKVIGGAFHDQDTKPYTTEDFRFTAKGDTIYAIGMGCPAAGTEAFATIHAFGSDKEAKGMTIGSIELIGSTEKPMWMQTPEALNVKLPASTNCRYAYVLKIGTK, from the coding sequence ATGAAACGCTTACAATTTTCCCTCCTCGCAGTTGCCTTGCTTTCCGCCGCAACCAGCCTTCAAGGTTTTTGCCAGGCAACAACAAGTGCCTCCGACCCGCTCGCGCCCTCGCACGACACCAAAAGTGCCGAGCAGATCGATCAGGAATGGCAGAAATCCGTGTCGAAATACGATACCCAGCGCAATACCCTGCTAAAAGAAGCCGAACGTCAGGCGAACGACGGACCGTTCCGTCCGGATTGGGAGAGCCTGCGGCACTATGAGATTCCGCAGTGGTACAAGGATGCGAAGTTCGGCATCTTCATTCACTGGGGCGTGTACTCGGTGCCGGGTGCGGAGAACGAGTGGTATCCGCGCAACATGTACCGGCCCAGCGAGGGAGCCTACAAGAACTTTCAGGAGCACTTCGCCTCAAAGGACCCTGCGCAAAAAGATGCTCTCGGCTACAAGGATCTTATCCCGCTCTTCCGCGCCGAAAAATGGGACCCCGCTGCATGGGCACATCTCTTCAAGGAAGCGGGAGCCAGGTATGTTGTCCCGGTAGCCGAGCATCATGACGGCTTCTCGATGTACGACTCCGGCCTGTCCGACTGGACAGCCGCGAAGATGGGCCCCAAGCGCGATGTGGTCGGCGACCTCGCCAAAGCAGTGCGCGCCGAGGGACTGCACTTCGGCCTTTCCTCGCATCGCGCCGAGCACAATTTCTTCTTCGACGGCGGACGAACCATCCGCTCCGACGTGAACGACCCCAAGTACGCCTCGCTCTATGGCCCCGCGCATGCGTGGCAGGAGGCCAGCGGCGACAACCACACCCTCATCAATGACTGGACCTACGTAAGCCCCGCCTGGACCGCCGACTGGCTCGCTCGCGCCACCGAGTTAGTCGAAAAATACAAGCCCGAGATCGTCTATTACGACTGGTGGATCGGCCAGCCAAACTTCCGTTCGCGCGTGCAGGAGTTCGACGCCTTCTACTACAACTTCGCCTTCGCCCACGGCTATACCGGCGTCGTCAATTTCAAAGACTACTCGATGGACTGGACCTCCGCCGTGCGCGACTTCGAGCGCGGACAGCTTGCGTCCATTGAGCCGAACCACTGGCAGACCGATACCTCCATCAGCAAGCTCTCCTGGGGATACATCGAGAACGACCAGTACCAGCCGCCGGAGTTCCTGGTGCATCAGCTCATCGACATCGTGAGCAAAAACGGCAACCTGCTGCTGAACATCGGCCCCAAGCCAGACGGCACCATCCCCGACCAGATCCAGACCACGCTGCTGGCGATGGGCACCTGGCTCAAGGCCAATGGCGAAGCCATCTACGGCACCACTCCGTGGAAGGTCTACGGCGAGGGTCCGACCAAGGTCATCGGCGGAGCCTTCCACGATCAGGACACGAAGCCCTATACGACCGAGGATTTCCGCTTTACAGCCAAGGGCGACACAATCTACGCCATCGGCATGGGCTGCCCGGCCGCCGGAACCGAAGCATTCGCAACCATCCACGCCTTCGGCTCCGACAAGGAGGCCAAAGGCATGACAATAGGATCGATCGAACTGATCGGATCGACAGAAAAACCGATGTGGATGCAGACCCCCGAAGCGCTGAATGTGAAGCTGCCTGCTTCAACAAATTGCCGGTACGCCTATGTGCTGAAGATCGGAACGAAGTAG
- a CDS encoding FKBP-type peptidyl-prolyl cis-trans isomerase produces MTRIALMLAFAGTLAVAQTPTAPAPKSATPASAGVAPKPGTKPGTAVRHTAVLGTACRPTSVIGIKLPPGIPVVKAVTKPAFTLCYEDIKIGTGAEAEPNKMYKVNYTGWLATDGRKFDSSFDHRMPVMDKDGKPQKDADGKPVLGDAQPFTFPQGFGRLIAGWDQGFEGMKVGGKRRLFIPWELAYGVRGVPARDADHPGIPPKSDLIFDIELLDVTDMPSRPAPGAGMRPMPARPGAAPGAAPGASASPTSPSSPATAPKPAEPASPAAAPAPTTPTPAQAPAPTDKPVNPEQPK; encoded by the coding sequence ATGACACGAATTGCCCTGATGTTAGCGTTCGCCGGCACTCTCGCCGTGGCTCAAACTCCTACCGCGCCAGCACCCAAATCCGCTACTCCCGCGAGTGCAGGGGTTGCGCCCAAGCCAGGTACAAAACCGGGCACAGCAGTCAGACATACCGCCGTGCTTGGAACCGCGTGCAGGCCGACCTCTGTGATCGGCATCAAGCTGCCCCCCGGCATTCCCGTGGTCAAGGCCGTGACAAAGCCAGCTTTCACCCTTTGCTACGAGGACATCAAGATTGGAACCGGCGCGGAAGCTGAGCCCAACAAGATGTACAAGGTGAACTACACCGGCTGGCTTGCCACCGACGGCAGGAAATTCGACTCCTCCTTCGACCATCGCATGCCTGTGATGGACAAGGATGGCAAGCCTCAGAAGGACGCGGACGGAAAGCCAGTCCTTGGCGATGCACAGCCCTTCACCTTCCCGCAGGGGTTTGGGCGTCTCATTGCGGGCTGGGATCAAGGCTTTGAGGGGATGAAGGTGGGTGGCAAGCGACGCCTGTTTATTCCCTGGGAGCTTGCCTACGGTGTTCGCGGAGTCCCGGCGCGCGACGCCGACCATCCTGGAATTCCTCCCAAATCAGATTTGATCTTTGACATCGAACTCCTCGACGTGACCGATATGCCCAGCCGGCCAGCGCCAGGAGCTGGAATGCGTCCGATGCCGGCACGGCCTGGTGCGGCGCCCGGTGCAGCACCAGGCGCAAGCGCTTCTCCGACCTCGCCAAGCTCGCCTGCAACTGCGCCGAAGCCTGCGGAACCAGCAAGTCCAGCTGCCGCTCCAGCTCCCACAACGCCGACACCAGCTCAGGCACCGGCGCCGACTGACAAGCCGGTCAACCCCGAACAGCCGAAGTAG
- a CDS encoding ATP-binding cassette domain-containing protein: MGFVEVESVSKNYPRRDGLRREDHFVVRDVSLTIARGETLGLVGESGSGKSTLARMILGLVPLTSGIIRVAGVEVGGERTQGLRREMQPVFQDPSAALDPRMRVLDIVTEPLVIHGGHGRHGRHRREASVDKIDTRPAALMAKARELVASVGLDESALDRYPHEFSGGQRQRINIARALALRPQFVVLDEPVSALDVSVGAQIINLLRTLQREHGLTYLFISHSMPLVRYLSSRIAVMERGRLVETGDAEELCARPRESYTRQLLAATPELPGRV, from the coding sequence ATGGGGTTTGTCGAAGTCGAATCCGTCAGCAAGAACTATCCGCGCAGGGACGGCCTGCGGCGGGAAGATCACTTCGTAGTGCGGGATGTGAGCCTTACCATAGCTCGCGGCGAAACGCTTGGCCTGGTGGGCGAATCCGGCTCGGGAAAGAGCACACTGGCGCGGATGATTCTCGGACTGGTGCCCCTTACGAGCGGCATCATTCGGGTCGCCGGAGTCGAAGTGGGTGGAGAACGTACACAAGGCTTGCGGCGCGAAATGCAGCCCGTCTTTCAGGACCCGTCGGCCGCGCTCGATCCCCGGATGCGGGTATTGGATATTGTCACCGAGCCGCTTGTCATTCATGGTGGGCACGGTAGGCACGGCAGACATCGCAGGGAAGCTAGCGTGGATAAGATTGACACCCGGCCCGCGGCTCTGATGGCCAAGGCGCGGGAGCTGGTAGCGTCGGTCGGCCTCGATGAGTCGGCGCTGGACCGCTATCCGCATGAATTCAGCGGCGGTCAGCGGCAGCGCATCAACATCGCCCGGGCGCTGGCGCTGAGGCCGCAGTTTGTCGTGCTGGACGAGCCGGTATCCGCGCTCGATGTCAGCGTCGGCGCGCAGATTATCAACCTGCTGCGCACACTCCAGCGCGAGCACGGACTGACCTATCTGTTTATCAGCCACTCGATGCCGCTGGTGCGCTATCTTTCGTCGCGAATCGCGGTGATGGAACGCGGGCGGCTGGTAGAGACCGGGGACGCAGAGGAACTCTGTGCGAGGCCGCGCGAGAGTTATACGCGGCAGCTCCTGGCAGCAACGCCAGAACTGCCCGGCAGAGTGTGA
- a CDS encoding patatin-like phospholipase family protein — protein MERYRILTLDGGGAWALIEVMALIDLYSADTTGHQVLGDFDMVAANSGGSIVLGGLVEDLSLQTMLDFFLSQDKRQSIFVRKSLHLPSMEKYVTTGKLAGLRAAFPKRCDVPLNKVAQDIPGHSGKPVHLLIAGFNYDRNRGEFFRSAPATRDGFGIGVPSTATLAECIHASSNAPIRYFDRPAELPTQPGSHYWDGAISGSNNPILIAVTEALVLGQPGLGLAALSIGTGGTFLPMAPENAAPEPYYLTVHESCLTTDLEKIAGAILDDPPDVASFVAHVMSGGPPAGAVAPVDSSIVRLNPMIAPVVNEDDEFVLPHGMDAESFENLVKLDMDAVEQDQVDEIVNFARLWLKGSISNQPVRAAADLTPVIGQGKYAQGKDAWNKLAAMPF, from the coding sequence ATGGAACGATATCGCATTCTCACGCTCGATGGCGGCGGGGCGTGGGCGCTTATTGAAGTAATGGCGCTCATCGATCTCTACAGCGCCGATACCACTGGCCACCAGGTGTTGGGCGACTTCGACATGGTCGCGGCGAACTCGGGCGGGAGCATTGTGCTTGGCGGATTGGTAGAGGACCTGTCGCTCCAGACAATGCTGGATTTCTTTCTGAGTCAGGATAAGCGGCAATCCATCTTCGTCAGGAAGTCGCTGCACCTGCCCAGCATGGAGAAATACGTAACCACGGGCAAGCTTGCCGGTCTGCGCGCTGCGTTTCCAAAACGGTGTGACGTCCCTTTGAACAAGGTCGCGCAGGATATTCCCGGCCATTCCGGGAAACCGGTACATCTGCTCATCGCTGGCTTCAACTATGACCGCAACCGCGGTGAGTTTTTCCGGTCCGCGCCGGCGACCCGCGATGGCTTCGGAATCGGTGTTCCATCGACGGCAACTTTGGCAGAGTGCATCCACGCCTCCAGCAATGCGCCGATCCGATACTTCGACCGGCCAGCGGAGCTTCCCACGCAGCCCGGCTCACACTACTGGGATGGCGCGATCAGCGGGTCGAACAATCCGATCCTGATCGCCGTCACGGAGGCGCTTGTGCTGGGACAGCCTGGGCTGGGGCTGGCTGCGCTTTCGATCGGCACTGGAGGCACTTTTCTGCCGATGGCGCCTGAAAACGCAGCGCCGGAGCCTTATTATCTGACCGTTCACGAATCCTGCCTGACGACGGATCTCGAAAAGATCGCGGGCGCTATCCTCGACGATCCTCCGGATGTTGCCAGCTTTGTGGCGCATGTGATGAGCGGCGGGCCTCCGGCCGGGGCGGTCGCGCCGGTCGACAGCTCGATCGTGCGGCTCAATCCGATGATTGCGCCGGTCGTGAACGAGGATGACGAATTCGTGCTGCCGCACGGAATGGATGCCGAGTCTTTTGAGAATCTCGTCAAGCTGGACATGGATGCCGTGGAGCAGGACCAGGTGGATGAGATTGTGAATTTTGCCCGGTTGTGGCTGAAAGGGTCGATCTCTAATCAGCCGGTGCGGGCGGCGGCCGATCTGACGCCGGTGATCGGCCAGGGAAAATATGCGCAGGGCAAGGACGCGTGGAACAAGCTGGCGGCGATGCCGTTCTGA
- a CDS encoding putative bifunctional diguanylate cyclase/phosphodiesterase yields MAVASPLRYGVVAVIVVTLGYTSIRIIPMVHRDLELLREVYAVDERGIGLEGDLQTQIQESRRQYLSILSSQSRSEEIENETRSLQDYDDMIARTESRIAQLEPNPGDSPRQFHQDWLRYVTLRNAVLASLKSRHDGVNKIDEDEVNSAFLRLNQEIRSGGAAFEASSARQIAEVSDTLKRTLREYLITVFIKIVVLVLLVWTDWKRLRAERQLRKATQDLQASEDKLQLAYDSAEVGMGIVAMDGTILSANRVAAKILGYEPSEIIGRKIREFIAPEFHQSHIQQLASLVSGERSSYMGERQYISKDGTLVWVRNNVNLMNLPGEERQCFFTSEEITQQKQAYDRLAFLANFDPVTNLPNRRSFEEQLTAALKPSVGLTHGVALLYMEIDSFDFLKGTFGRSVADEVLNELGSSLAAFRRKDEIVGRVDDHGFGMLVMAAPYDEATMARAGELRESLRRAGEFGKHKIPLSASIGIAYSSDGLTTSSSSRHGGHAGADTLIKFARAAMLEARSRGGDSIYVADPSLQERAAQRHQIESALLRGLREDEFRVVFQPQFEIATGQLVRFESLCRWTSAELGPIAPDRFIPIAEQTGLIMEIGRRVLLDALRQAKTWTDTGRRIGVAVNISPMQFMRPDFPHIVTEALAVSDFPPALLELEITEGIFIRDLNLAVARIRELQRVGLSIALDDFGTGYSSLSYLQRMPIDAVKLDRSFVSDLTTDTATVSMVRSVLAMAEALNLRVVTEGVETEQQLEILRALGCDEAQGYLLGRPESAEMALQRVLDSPMQQMSTTAARQGF; encoded by the coding sequence TTGGCAGTCGCCTCTCCATTGCGGTACGGAGTGGTGGCCGTGATTGTCGTGACTCTGGGGTATACCTCGATTCGCATCATCCCAATGGTTCATCGCGATCTGGAGCTATTGCGGGAGGTTTACGCGGTCGATGAGCGAGGGATCGGCCTCGAAGGGGATCTACAAACTCAGATTCAGGAGAGTCGCCGGCAGTACCTGAGCATCCTTTCTTCCCAGTCGAGATCGGAAGAGATTGAAAACGAGACGCGGTCACTGCAGGATTACGATGACATGATCGCGCGCACCGAATCCAGGATCGCGCAACTGGAGCCTAACCCAGGGGATAGTCCGCGGCAGTTTCATCAGGACTGGTTGCGTTATGTGACGCTTCGCAACGCTGTGCTCGCGTCTCTGAAAAGCAGGCACGACGGGGTAAACAAGATCGATGAGGACGAGGTGAATTCGGCCTTTCTGCGATTGAATCAGGAGATTCGGAGCGGTGGGGCGGCATTCGAGGCTTCCTCGGCACGGCAAATTGCAGAAGTCTCCGATACCCTGAAGCGCACGCTTCGAGAATACCTCATCACGGTCTTCATCAAGATTGTTGTCCTGGTGCTTCTCGTGTGGACGGATTGGAAACGTCTTCGGGCCGAGCGTCAGTTGAGAAAGGCGACTCAGGATTTACAAGCAAGCGAAGACAAGCTGCAACTCGCCTACGATTCGGCGGAAGTGGGCATGGGAATCGTCGCAATGGACGGAACGATTCTGTCCGCGAATCGGGTCGCTGCGAAGATTCTGGGCTACGAACCGAGCGAGATCATTGGCAGAAAGATCCGGGAGTTCATTGCTCCGGAGTTTCACCAGAGTCACATCCAGCAGCTTGCCAGTCTCGTAAGCGGCGAGCGGTCCAGCTATATGGGGGAAAGGCAGTACATCTCAAAGGACGGTACGCTGGTTTGGGTGCGTAACAACGTCAATCTGATGAATCTCCCTGGCGAAGAGAGGCAATGCTTCTTTACCAGTGAGGAAATCACGCAACAGAAGCAAGCTTACGACAGGCTGGCTTTTCTGGCCAACTTCGATCCCGTAACCAATCTGCCCAATCGGCGGTCGTTTGAAGAACAACTGACCGCCGCTCTGAAACCTTCAGTCGGACTAACTCACGGAGTCGCGCTGCTGTACATGGAAATCGACAGCTTCGACTTCCTGAAGGGCACATTCGGCCGCAGCGTGGCAGACGAAGTATTAAACGAACTGGGATCCAGCCTTGCGGCTTTTCGGCGAAAGGACGAAATCGTCGGAAGAGTCGATGACCATGGCTTTGGGATGCTCGTGATGGCTGCTCCGTATGACGAGGCGACGATGGCCCGCGCAGGCGAGTTGCGCGAGTCCCTGCGTCGTGCCGGCGAGTTTGGCAAGCACAAGATTCCTCTCTCGGCGAGCATTGGGATCGCCTACTCCAGCGATGGCCTGACGACATCCAGCAGTTCGCGTCATGGCGGACACGCGGGGGCCGATACGCTGATCAAATTTGCCCGCGCCGCAATGCTGGAAGCCAGATCGCGCGGCGGCGACTCGATTTATGTGGCCGATCCCTCGTTGCAGGAACGTGCGGCTCAACGCCACCAGATAGAGTCGGCGCTCTTGCGCGGATTGCGTGAAGATGAGTTTCGCGTGGTCTTTCAACCTCAGTTTGAGATCGCAACCGGCCAGCTCGTACGCTTTGAATCGCTCTGCCGATGGACAAGCGCGGAATTGGGGCCGATTGCGCCGGACCGGTTCATTCCCATCGCCGAGCAAACAGGCCTGATCATGGAGATAGGTCGGCGAGTGCTGCTCGATGCGCTGCGGCAGGCAAAAACCTGGACAGACACGGGCAGACGCATCGGGGTTGCAGTCAATATCTCGCCAATGCAGTTCATGCGTCCCGACTTCCCGCATATCGTCACCGAAGCGTTGGCCGTGTCGGATTTTCCTCCGGCATTGCTGGAACTGGAGATCACCGAGGGCATCTTCATCCGCGATCTGAATCTAGCCGTAGCCCGCATTCGCGAACTCCAGCGAGTGGGACTAAGCATCGCTCTCGACGACTTCGGGACTGGATACTCGTCGCTCAGCTACCTGCAGCGCATGCCCATTGACGCCGTAAAACTGGACCGCTCCTTTGTGAGCGACCTCACCACGGACACCGCCACGGTTAGCATGGTGCGTTCCGTGCTGGCCATGGCCGAGGCGCTGAATCTTCGCGTGGTGACCGAAGGCGTGGAGACGGAGCAGCAGCTCGAAATTCTCCGCGCGCTCGGCTGCGACGAGGCGCAGGGCTATCTGCTCGGCCGGCCCGAGTCGGCAGAGATGGCGCTGCAGCGAGTGCTCGACAGCCCAATGCAGCAGATGAGCACGACCGCCGCACGCCAGGGGTTCTGA
- a CDS encoding amidase: MTLNRRGFLAACSQAGIASALLPGVLYTLAAQAQEATPKGEPFKVTPEMLDHAAELAGVPLTADQKKMMLERLVGQRESYDAIRKLNLPNSVAPAFIFDPLPPGAKVDTDKKQPRWSEASGISVSANIEDLAFTSVREQAELVRTQKVTSLALTQMYLSRLKRYDSKLHFVISLTEERALAQAKAADAEIAAGRYRGLLHGIPWGGKDLLAVKGYPTTWGAGGFEKQHFDEDATVVQRLDAAGAVLVAKLTLGALAMGDKWFGGKTRNPWNPNQGSSGSSAGSASAVSAGCVAFAIGSETLGSISSPSTRCGDTGLRPTFGFVPRTGAMALSWTMDKLGPICRTVEDCAIVLSSIYGPDGRDLATREAAFNWDANLDWKSLRVGYLKSEFDPPKPPKPPTIPANETPEEKKKREARIAMRNAMHAQSEQDRRYDLTALDKLRTMGVTLVPVELPDLPYEAMTPLLEAEAAAAFDDLTISGRDKLLTEQGPGDWPNTFRVARFYPAVEYIQANRARSLAIREVSKLFEQVDIIVAPTFGDQLVTTNLTGHPAVIVPNGLRGADAPKPLNDSGDDNDGVGGPGTPVSITFLAGHYQDAKLCAFARAYQEATGFHKLHPKLD; this comes from the coding sequence ATGACATTGAATCGCAGAGGTTTTCTGGCCGCGTGCAGCCAGGCAGGCATAGCATCGGCGCTGCTGCCAGGCGTGCTCTACACGCTGGCCGCTCAGGCTCAGGAGGCAACACCCAAAGGGGAACCATTTAAGGTTACCCCCGAGATGCTCGATCACGCAGCGGAGCTCGCAGGCGTTCCACTGACCGCTGACCAGAAGAAGATGATGCTCGAAAGACTGGTCGGTCAGCGCGAATCCTATGACGCGATCCGCAAGCTGAACCTGCCCAACAGCGTCGCCCCGGCCTTCATCTTCGATCCCCTTCCACCCGGCGCGAAGGTCGACACAGACAAGAAGCAGCCGCGCTGGAGCGAAGCAAGCGGCATCAGCGTCTCCGCCAACATCGAAGACCTCGCCTTCACCAGCGTGCGCGAACAGGCCGAGCTGGTGCGGACCCAGAAGGTCACGTCGCTGGCTCTGACGCAGATGTATCTGTCGCGGCTCAAGCGCTACGACAGCAAGCTGCACTTCGTCATCTCCCTGACCGAAGAGCGCGCTCTGGCCCAGGCAAAAGCGGCCGATGCCGAGATTGCCGCCGGACGCTATCGCGGCCTGCTGCACGGCATTCCCTGGGGCGGCAAAGATCTGTTGGCAGTGAAGGGCTATCCGACAACCTGGGGCGCTGGCGGCTTTGAAAAACAGCACTTCGACGAAGACGCCACAGTAGTACAGCGCCTCGATGCCGCTGGAGCCGTGCTGGTGGCCAAGCTCACGCTCGGCGCGCTCGCCATGGGAGACAAGTGGTTCGGCGGCAAGACCCGCAACCCCTGGAATCCCAATCAGGGATCGAGCGGATCGTCAGCAGGTTCGGCAAGCGCAGTCTCCGCAGGCTGCGTGGCCTTCGCCATCGGCTCCGAAACGCTGGGGTCGATCTCATCGCCCTCCACACGCTGCGGAGACACCGGCCTGCGCCCGACCTTCGGCTTCGTTCCGCGCACCGGAGCCATGGCCTTGAGCTGGACCATGGACAAACTCGGCCCGATCTGCCGCACCGTCGAAGATTGCGCTATCGTCCTCAGCAGCATCTACGGCCCCGATGGCCGCGATCTCGCGACCCGCGAAGCCGCCTTCAACTGGGATGCAAATCTGGACTGGAAGAGCCTGCGCGTCGGCTACCTGAAGAGCGAATTCGATCCGCCGAAGCCGCCGAAACCTCCCACCATTCCCGCCAACGAAACTCCGGAAGAGAAGAAGAAACGCGAAGCGCGAATTGCCATGCGCAACGCAATGCATGCGCAGAGTGAACAGGACCGCCGCTACGACCTGACCGCGCTCGACAAGCTCCGTACCATGGGCGTGACACTCGTCCCGGTCGAACTGCCGGATTTGCCCTACGAAGCAATGACACCCTTGCTCGAAGCCGAGGCCGCGGCAGCCTTCGACGATCTCACAATCTCAGGCCGCGACAAACTGCTCACCGAACAAGGCCCCGGCGACTGGCCCAATACCTTTCGCGTCGCGCGCTTTTACCCAGCGGTCGAATACATCCAGGCCAACCGCGCCCGTTCGCTGGCCATCCGCGAAGTGTCGAAACTCTTCGAGCAAGTCGACATCATCGTAGCCCCCACCTTCGGCGACCAGTTGGTGACAACCAACCTCACCGGCCACCCGGCAGTAATCGTCCCCAATGGCCTGCGCGGCGCGGATGCCCCCAAGCCCCTGAATGACTCCGGCGATGACAATGACGGAGTCGGCGGCCCCGGAACGCCGGTCAGCATTACCTTCCTCGCCGGGCATTATCAGGACGCAAAGCTCTGCGCCTTCGCGAGGGCATATCAGGAAGCAACCGGTTTCCACAAACTGCATCCCAAGCTGGATTAG